In Mycobacterium sp. JS623, one genomic interval encodes:
- a CDS encoding VOC family protein: MGSELARPHIGGINHVGISVTNLERSIRFYCDVLGVAMVRQPYGGERAAFSGRMAILALGSQVLDLFEHSANRGERFEPARTGLDHIGLTANSRDELQSWASWLESCDVTCSPIREVENNMGALFDFADPDGIQLEFLFIDVTKLPPQSPEGVFDS; this comes from the coding sequence ATGGGAAGCGAGCTCGCCCGCCCGCACATCGGGGGCATCAACCACGTCGGGATCTCGGTCACAAACCTCGAGCGGAGCATCCGTTTTTACTGCGACGTCCTCGGAGTAGCGATGGTGCGCCAGCCGTACGGCGGAGAGCGTGCAGCGTTTTCGGGCCGCATGGCGATCCTCGCGCTCGGATCACAAGTGTTGGATTTGTTTGAACATTCGGCGAACCGCGGTGAGAGGTTCGAGCCGGCCCGCACCGGTCTCGATCACATCGGCCTGACCGCCAACTCGCGCGACGAATTGCAGTCCTGGGCCAGCTGGCTCGAGAGTTGCGACGTCACGTGCTCCCCGATACGTGAAGTCGAAAACAATATGGGCGCGCTGTTCGACTTCGCCGATCCCGATGGAATCCAGTTGGAGTTCCTCTTCATCGACGTGACAAAGCTGCCCCCACAGTCGCCGGAAGGTGTCTTCGACAGCTGA
- a CDS encoding VOC family protein, whose protein sequence is MPEFMGFSHIELTVSDCERSATWGQEVLGFRLVNHHVGDTFVVNAMVHPSGAVVDVMTHDATASHGAFDERRIGLDHLSFRVADRGELQQWVAHLDSNGVAHSGIIDIGYGPTVVFRDPDNIQLEFYVHPDHFEMQS, encoded by the coding sequence ATGCCGGAATTCATGGGGTTTTCACACATCGAATTGACCGTTTCGGACTGCGAGCGATCCGCCACGTGGGGGCAGGAGGTGCTCGGCTTCAGGCTAGTCAACCACCACGTGGGCGACACGTTTGTTGTCAACGCGATGGTTCATCCCTCGGGCGCGGTCGTCGACGTGATGACGCACGACGCGACCGCTTCGCACGGCGCATTCGACGAACGACGGATCGGCCTGGATCACTTGTCGTTTCGAGTCGCAGACCGAGGCGAGCTACAGCAATGGGTGGCGCATCTGGATTCCAACGGTGTTGCACACAGCGGAATCATCGACATCGGATACGGACCGACAGTCGTCTTCCGCGATCCGGACAACATCCAGCTCGAGTTTTACGTCCACCCAGACCACTTCGAGATGCAGTCATGA
- a CDS encoding enoyl-CoA hydratase/isomerase family protein — protein MYGMPEEIDVQTDGGLRIITLNRPDELNAVNDALHVGLASIWEALNEDVDARAAVITGAGRAFSAGGDFNYLDELRNNEALRQKTIKHGRDLVIGMVRCRIPVIAAVNGPAVGLGCSLAALSDIVYMAETAFFADPHVSIGLVAADGGPLVWPSQISLLQAKEFAFTGVRIKAARALELGMANHVVADPLAEAIACAKKIMELPQQALESTKRLMNMQLEKSVMASLDYANLSEYVSFGTADFNKIVDGLIAKEK, from the coding sequence ATGTATGGCATGCCAGAGGAAATCGACGTCCAGACTGACGGTGGCTTGCGCATCATCACGCTCAATCGACCCGATGAGCTCAATGCGGTCAATGATGCCTTGCACGTGGGACTGGCCAGCATCTGGGAAGCACTCAACGAGGACGTCGACGCGCGGGCGGCCGTGATCACCGGTGCAGGCCGGGCATTTTCGGCCGGCGGTGACTTCAACTACCTGGACGAGCTGCGCAACAACGAAGCCCTGCGCCAGAAGACGATCAAGCACGGCCGTGATCTCGTCATCGGCATGGTGCGATGCCGTATCCCGGTGATTGCCGCGGTCAACGGTCCGGCTGTCGGTCTGGGCTGCAGCCTGGCGGCGCTCTCGGACATCGTCTACATGGCCGAGACTGCGTTCTTCGCCGACCCGCATGTGTCGATCGGCTTGGTGGCCGCCGACGGCGGGCCACTGGTATGGCCGTCGCAGATCAGCTTGTTGCAGGCCAAGGAGTTCGCGTTCACCGGCGTGCGGATCAAGGCCGCGCGTGCACTCGAATTGGGGATGGCCAACCACGTGGTGGCCGACCCGCTAGCCGAGGCGATTGCGTGCGCGAAGAAGATCATGGAATTGCCCCAGCAGGCGCTCGAGAGCACCAAGCGGCTGATGAACATGCAACTCGAGAAGTCGGTGATGGCGTCCTTGGACTACGCAAACTTGTCCGAATACGTGTCCTTCGGGACCGCTGATTTCAACAAGATCGTCGACGGCCTCATCGCCAAGGAGAAGTAA
- a CDS encoding acyl-CoA dehydrogenase family protein → MDFRDSPEEAAFRKRLRAWLIEQKGKFPTSGDEYWAAQGDWHKALYQAGFFGTSWPKEYGGQDLPPVYDVIVDEEIAKAGAPARPSLGYLVVAFGHHGSKDIQQRFLPGMINGTERWCQGFSEPGAGSDLASLTTTGTREGDEYIIFGHKIWTSYSDVADWCLLLARTDKDVPKHRGISAFIVNMHQPGVQQWPLKMISGVTKEFGQVEFDGARVPAENMVGAPGEGWKLAMTVVSHEREPSTLGFSARYGKLVRQLASRVDGAPPDELAWAWVQTEMLRLHVRRRLSEQLDGMIHGPQGSLDKLLMTWVEQSVGHAALKTVGTSDPELFGAYMYSRAQSVMGGTSQIQKNIIASRILGLGV, encoded by the coding sequence TTGGACTTTCGTGATTCGCCCGAGGAAGCCGCGTTCCGGAAACGGTTGCGTGCCTGGCTGATCGAACAGAAGGGCAAGTTCCCGACGTCGGGCGACGAATACTGGGCCGCCCAAGGCGACTGGCACAAGGCGCTCTATCAGGCTGGTTTCTTCGGCACCTCGTGGCCGAAAGAGTATGGTGGCCAGGATCTTCCGCCGGTCTACGACGTGATCGTCGACGAGGAGATCGCGAAGGCCGGCGCGCCTGCCCGCCCCAGCCTCGGCTACCTGGTGGTGGCTTTCGGCCACCACGGCAGCAAGGACATACAACAGCGGTTCCTGCCGGGCATGATCAACGGCACCGAGCGGTGGTGCCAGGGCTTCAGCGAGCCGGGTGCGGGGTCCGACCTGGCGTCGCTGACCACCACGGGCACCCGCGAGGGCGACGAGTACATCATTTTTGGCCACAAGATCTGGACCAGCTACTCCGATGTGGCCGATTGGTGTCTGCTGTTGGCGCGCACCGACAAGGACGTGCCCAAGCACCGCGGCATCTCGGCGTTCATCGTCAATATGCATCAGCCCGGTGTCCAGCAGTGGCCGCTGAAGATGATCAGCGGTGTGACAAAGGAATTCGGCCAGGTCGAGTTCGACGGGGCGCGGGTGCCCGCCGAGAACATGGTGGGTGCACCGGGCGAGGGCTGGAAGTTGGCCATGACCGTCGTCAGCCATGAGCGGGAACCGTCGACACTGGGATTTTCGGCGCGGTACGGAAAGCTGGTGCGGCAGTTGGCATCACGCGTCGATGGTGCGCCGCCCGACGAGCTAGCCTGGGCGTGGGTGCAGACGGAGATGCTGCGGCTGCACGTGCGCAGACGGTTGTCCGAGCAGCTCGACGGGATGATCCATGGGCCGCAGGGCTCGCTGGACAAGCTGCTGATGACGTGGGTCGAGCAGTCCGTCGGCCACGCCGCGCTGAAGACCGTCGGCACCAGTGACCCTGAGCTGTTCGGCGCCTACATGTACAGCCGCGCGCAGAGCGTGATGGGCGGTACATCACAGATTCAGAAGAACATCATTGCATCGCGGATTTTGGGTTTGGGAGTGTGA
- a CDS encoding acyl-CoA dehydrogenase family protein, whose amino-acid sequence MDVRLTSEQQQLREAAAKLADDLGPGSVADLDDSKRIARLEKAVDATGFRTLRSDGASGVEVAIVAEEFARGLVDVPFLGPVLADELRRQGLEPSVPDSEPESVDLTGSLGGVVESPPELSELAAENADRWRALALAVTCADLVGAARGAQALAVDYAKVREQYGATIGSYQAVGHLLAESLALIEGSVSVLRHAAWAVDELPSPDAIEAAKIAKIYCARAALTVCETSIQVHGGIGITWECLAHVYLRRVLTATETWPVKLEELIIGLS is encoded by the coding sequence GTGGACGTCCGTCTGACCAGTGAACAGCAGCAGCTGCGGGAAGCCGCAGCGAAGCTGGCCGATGACCTCGGGCCCGGTTCGGTTGCCGATCTCGACGACTCGAAAAGGATCGCCCGGCTGGAGAAGGCGGTGGATGCCACTGGGTTTCGAACATTGCGGTCTGACGGAGCGTCCGGCGTCGAGGTAGCGATCGTCGCTGAGGAATTCGCACGCGGTCTTGTCGACGTGCCTTTCCTAGGGCCGGTACTCGCCGACGAGCTGCGGCGTCAAGGTCTGGAGCCATCGGTTCCGGACAGCGAGCCAGAATCGGTAGATTTGACGGGAAGTCTTGGGGGAGTGGTCGAATCGCCTCCGGAACTGAGTGAACTCGCTGCGGAGAACGCTGACCGCTGGCGTGCGCTGGCCCTCGCGGTCACGTGCGCCGACCTGGTCGGTGCCGCGCGCGGCGCACAGGCTCTGGCGGTTGATTACGCGAAGGTCCGCGAGCAGTACGGTGCGACAATCGGGTCCTATCAAGCCGTCGGGCACCTGCTGGCGGAAAGCCTGGCGCTGATCGAAGGGTCGGTCAGCGTGTTGCGGCACGCCGCGTGGGCGGTCGACGAATTACCCTCGCCGGATGCGATTGAGGCGGCGAAGATAGCCAAGATCTACTGCGCGCGTGCGGCACTGACCGTTTGCGAGACGTCGATCCAGGTGCACGGCGGCATCGGCATCACCTGGGAATGCCTCGCACATGTCTACCTGCGCCGGGTGCTGACGGCCACCGAGACGTGGCCGGTGAAGCTGGAGGAGCTGATCATTGGACTTTCGTGA
- a CDS encoding zinc ribbon domain-containing protein produces the protein MAVSTRLVARQLPVRGPMNPGKAATLWAIGSELDRVRAAMWTRFSGAKTAHLSKRQVRDRLMAEHARDDFGVPQRLWRATVEDTVDKIRAWQQAVIATEVRPKIYARACDDNDERNRLLMLAKTGRWCEDAWLSRQCRKAFASKKPRPRRSRRIVADNCSYDVQRDTQGRVWLAVMTPTRGDRLRLNLGPLPDELVPTSTIEISPDGREGWQVIAAYSAKAVCSNRPRHNNLIPIEGIDAGVTEVFTTTDGRRFGAGQYQTIANRAERDRARARARNKLCAVRDRHLARAQAAIGAGDSTTARAATAKARRIERNNLARKKLSAQRSHDRAVTKDVAYQAVHDLVDATAHIVAEDLTGLRGKSKFGRTASRVYAAWQRSFLADALASVPSRRGSAVTLVNPAYTSQQVHPCGHLGIRRGKNVHCQTVGCPQQGIVYDTEINAAGNILSRATDPQISRYTPKDEVKRILTERAGTVENCPTTTQVAVGNGGVNCERNTLPSKPIALKK, from the coding sequence ATGGCTGTGTCGACTCGGCTGGTGGCGCGGCAATTGCCGGTGCGGGGGCCGATGAATCCGGGTAAGGCCGCGACGCTGTGGGCAATCGGGTCGGAGCTGGACCGGGTACGAGCTGCTATGTGGACTCGGTTCTCTGGTGCCAAGACCGCTCATCTGTCGAAGCGGCAGGTCCGGGACCGGTTGATGGCTGAGCACGCTCGGGATGACTTCGGTGTGCCACAACGGCTATGGCGCGCCACCGTGGAGGACACCGTTGACAAGATCCGCGCCTGGCAGCAAGCCGTGATCGCCACCGAGGTTCGCCCGAAAATCTATGCCCGCGCCTGCGACGACAACGACGAGCGCAACCGCTTGCTGATGCTGGCCAAGACCGGCCGCTGGTGTGAGGATGCGTGGCTTTCTCGGCAGTGTCGCAAGGCGTTCGCGAGCAAGAAACCGCGACCGCGGCGGTCGAGGCGGATCGTGGCTGACAATTGCTCGTACGACGTTCAGCGCGATACGCAGGGCCGAGTGTGGCTGGCCGTGATGACTCCCACCCGCGGCGATCGACTACGGCTGAATCTTGGCCCGCTGCCCGACGAGCTTGTGCCAACCTCGACGATCGAGATCAGTCCGGATGGTCGCGAGGGCTGGCAGGTCATAGCCGCCTACTCAGCTAAGGCGGTGTGCAGTAACCGTCCCCGACATAACAACCTGATTCCCATAGAAGGGATCGATGCCGGGGTTACTGAAGTATTTACCACTACGGACGGGCGTCGATTCGGTGCCGGGCAGTACCAGACCATCGCAAACCGAGCCGAACGCGACCGTGCAAGGGCGCGGGCGCGCAACAAACTGTGCGCGGTGCGCGACCGCCATCTGGCCCGCGCTCAGGCCGCCATCGGCGCGGGTGATAGCACCACCGCACGAGCGGCTACCGCGAAGGCTCGCCGAATCGAGCGCAACAACCTGGCCCGCAAGAAGCTTTCGGCGCAACGATCACACGACCGCGCGGTGACGAAAGACGTGGCGTATCAGGCGGTGCACGATCTGGTTGATGCAACCGCGCATATCGTTGCCGAAGACCTGACCGGGCTCCGCGGCAAGAGCAAGTTCGGTCGCACGGCGAGCCGGGTGTATGCGGCCTGGCAGCGTTCATTCTTGGCCGACGCTTTGGCGTCGGTTCCAAGCCGCAGAGGTTCTGCGGTGACATTGGTCAACCCGGCCTACACATCACAACAAGTACACCCGTGCGGGCACCTCGGTATCCGGCGCGGGAAGAACGTTCACTGTCAGACTGTGGGCTGCCCGCAGCAAGGGATCGTGTACGACACGGAGATCAATGCGGCCGGCAACATTCTGTCGCGGGCCACCGACCCTCAGATCAGCCGCTACACACCCAAAGATGAGGTGAAGCGGATCCTGACTGAGCGGGCCGGGACGGTGGAGAACTGCCCCACCACGACACAAGTCGCCGTCGGCAATGGCGGCGTGAACTGTGAGCGAAACACTTTACCTTCCAAGCCAATAGCGCTTAAGAAGTAA
- a CDS encoding class I adenylate-forming enzyme family protein → MSERPALAFEQREYTLPQLDALANGMATVLEHRGVRSGHRVALMSSNRPEFVIALRAIWRLGAAAVLLSPAWKRTEVSNALALTAPSHAVGDHPVLAELMPMVSLDEAITPGQRMFEAPAPQSDALFVFSSGTTGMPKAVRHTHGSFAVAVRHWRDALGLSSADRMQIMTPPSHILGLLNIVMALDSGAWIRLHRRFDIDLMLHHVAVDRITIEMAVAPIALALAAHPRLEAFDLSSLRYIMWCATPVTQSVADRVTGRTGVNWVTAYGTSELPVIACNEIEGARLDTVGRPAPGVSLRIVSLDDGEELSPGAVGEIQVRSDSVMAGYLPNEATAEAFSDGWYRTGDVGYLDVDGWLRITDRAKEMIKVRGFQVAPAEIEAVLHGHAAVEDCAVFGVPDAANGEAVVAAVKKSRPVEAEELIAFVGDRLASYKRPNRVAFVDEIPRLPSGKVLRRVLKEHILVAVPRPSTVRYAL, encoded by the coding sequence GTGAGTGAGCGGCCGGCGCTCGCCTTTGAGCAGCGGGAATACACCCTCCCGCAGCTCGACGCCCTCGCCAACGGGATGGCCACGGTGCTCGAACATCGTGGGGTGCGGTCCGGCCACCGGGTGGCGCTGATGTCGTCGAACCGGCCGGAGTTCGTGATCGCCTTACGGGCCATCTGGCGGCTCGGCGCGGCGGCGGTGCTGCTGAGCCCGGCATGGAAGCGAACCGAGGTCTCCAACGCGCTTGCGCTGACGGCGCCGTCGCACGCGGTCGGCGACCATCCGGTGCTCGCCGAACTGATGCCGATGGTGTCGCTCGACGAGGCGATCACCCCGGGTCAACGGATGTTCGAAGCGCCGGCTCCGCAGAGCGACGCGCTGTTCGTGTTCAGCTCGGGCACGACGGGCATGCCCAAGGCGGTGCGACACACCCACGGCTCGTTCGCCGTCGCGGTGCGGCATTGGCGAGACGCATTGGGTCTGTCGTCGGCCGATCGCATGCAGATCATGACGCCGCCGTCGCACATTCTCGGCTTGCTGAACATAGTGATGGCGCTCGACAGCGGCGCATGGATCCGACTGCACCGTCGCTTCGACATCGATCTGATGTTGCATCATGTCGCCGTCGACCGGATCACCATCGAGATGGCTGTTGCACCAATCGCTTTGGCGCTGGCTGCACATCCTCGACTTGAGGCTTTCGACCTGTCGTCGCTCCGCTACATCATGTGGTGCGCGACGCCCGTAACGCAGAGCGTGGCCGACCGTGTCACCGGTAGGACCGGCGTGAATTGGGTGACCGCATACGGCACCAGCGAATTGCCGGTCATCGCATGCAACGAGATCGAGGGCGCGCGGCTCGACACCGTCGGCCGGCCGGCGCCCGGGGTTAGTCTGCGCATCGTGTCGCTTGATGACGGCGAGGAGCTTTCGCCTGGTGCGGTCGGTGAGATCCAGGTGCGTTCGGATTCAGTGATGGCCGGATATCTGCCGAATGAGGCGACAGCGGAGGCATTTTCGGATGGCTGGTATCGCACCGGCGATGTCGGATACCTCGACGTAGATGGGTGGCTGCGGATCACCGACCGCGCGAAGGAAATGATCAAGGTGCGGGGTTTTCAGGTGGCACCCGCCGAGATCGAGGCGGTGCTGCACGGGCATGCGGCCGTCGAAGACTGTGCGGTGTTCGGAGTGCCCGACGCGGCGAACGGAGAGGCCGTTGTCGCCGCTGTCAAGAAAAGTCGACCGGTCGAGGCCGAGGAGCTGATCGCGTTTGTCGGGGACCGGCTGGCATCTTATAAACGACCTAACCGCGTGGCGTTCGTTGACGAAATACCGCGTCTGCCATCCGGAAAGGTATTGCGCCGAGTGTTGAAGGAGCACATTCTCGTCGCTGTCCCTCGGCCCAGTACTGTGCGGTACGCGCTGTGA